From the genome of Monomorium pharaonis isolate MP-MQ-018 chromosome 1, ASM1337386v2, whole genome shotgun sequence:
CGCCGAAAGAGTGATAAATAAAGGCTCTGTGTTGCACCGGAGAAACCAGTGTGTTTTCTAACCTCCACGACCACCACGTCCCAAGTGAGCTAGCGGACGCGAGACAGCGCGCCCGGCGAACGCGCCCGCGACATTCATCCTCGGCGGCTGGAGGACAAGCCGACCTGGCGATCGTGAACGAAGGCGCGACAGCGCCAGAGGGACCATCAACAGCGACGGGAGGACCGACGAGTGTCCCGAGCATACGCGAGTAGGAGGTCATCGCAAGGTAGGACGAATAAGTCACGCGAAACCGGCACTCCCGGCGATTTCGCGAGTACGCGGGGACCGTCCGGCTACAGTGAAGGTGCGCGAGCGGGTAGGCGTAGGAATAGGTCGGAACCTAAGATCACGGAAGATTCTCGATAGAGAGCGGCGACGCCTCGGCGTCTTTGGTGAAACGAGGTCCGGTGTCGAGCGGGAAAGCCGAGGTCAGCGACGTAAACGGGCAGCACGCCAGTCGTCTAAAATCCGTAAGTCGCATGTCCCAAGTGGACGGAgatcttaattatttccagAGGAATACGCGTAACGTTTAAAGGATAAACCTATTCCACGCGTGTGAAGTGGCGACCGTGACAGGACCTGTTCCGACACGCCTAACGAGAGAAACCGCGAGATAGCACGACACGAGCGCGAAAAGTGAATGAGATTACGCGCGAGGTACATTCCGCGACGTAAAGTTAATCAAAAAGCAACGCGAAGCAAAGAATTCCGCGACGAAGCGCGTAGGATCAACGCGATGTAAATTCCGCGTGAtcgaacaaataaaaacaaacgcGACGTACATTCCGCGTGTGTAAGCAAATAAAGGTGACGCGAAGTGAATTCCGCGAACCAAGCTAATCGATAACGCGACGTAAATTCCGCGAATCGAACGAATTAAACAACGCGAAGGACATTCCGCGTGTGTGCGAAAATAGCAGATTTAATCTGACGAGACGAAAAACGCGAGGTAGAAACTCCGCGAACGAGACAGCGAGCTCGTAACGATTACAACGGCGTAGCGAAAAAAGGGGATAAGTGAATACAAGCGCGAGAGAAACAGCGCAAGAAAGCGAGATACGCCGAGCGAACGTAAAATCGCGAGCGAGTTCCAAAGGACTCGAGGTAAAAGCGACGCGAGAAAGACGAAGAGACGCGACGTGTAACGACGGAATATTCCGTGACCTTGGAGTATTCGTGAGAGAAAGCGTTGTTACCAGGCGCGAGCGTGCGTCGTGTAAACAAAGAACCGAGAGCGAGAGGGACGACGAGCGCGAGCGAGACACATAGCGAACGTTtccgagagagagacggagagccCGAACCGAGAGAGGGGAGACGGCGCGTCTTTGTTCTCGGGAAACGACAACGCGGTGGAAGGAGAAACCGTGAGCCCGACGGGGCGGCAACCTTTGACGAGACAAGTAAGAGAGAGACGTCAAAGGGAAGCCGAACGTAAAGCGAGACGGCGATACTATCGTTCTCTATTCTCGACAACCGTGACAATCGAATAGAGTATCCGACTACGGTGGATAAGTCGACGAGCGATATTATCGACCGCGAGACGCGAGTTACCCACCGACACTTAACGTTCCGGATAACAGCGAGTCGTCGATTGGTAACGCGGGACCGAGCGTTATCGACGCCGAGCGACGCGACGATCGTCGATAGAGACGTGAGCGAAACCGACAGTGCGACTAACGATACGCGGGTCAAACGCGACGACGCAAGTACCACGCCAGAGCGACTCGAGAACGAGAGGTTAGAGTGACCGAGTGTTTAGCGCGACGATGAGCAACGGTGACGGATGTAACGACGTTAAAATGGCAACGTCACCGAAGCGCAACAGAAGCGGCAAAGCTAGGTTAGAACCGCGAGATGATAGACCCGACGAGCGCGAGAGCGAAAGCGAAAGCGAAGAACGCGACAGGGAATTCGCGAGGGGCACGCAATATTTCAGCGTAGACCTCAAGATTAGCGACACCGACAGCGAGATAAACGTTAAGATGCGCGATGAAGCGACGGAAACCGCGATAACGCGCGAAATTACGAAAAATACGGCAAAGAACCGTCAAATAGATATGATTCGGATGATAGAACGACTGAGCGACAGGCTCGAGAGGCTCGAGCGTGTCACCGCGCGAAACAACGAGGTCGAGCGTGACGAGACAATCGCGAGCAAGGGGAGGGCGCGCACCGTGACGTTGATCGAACCCCGTGAGGCGATGAGCGACAACGACATCGTACATCTGTTGCGAAGTCATTACGCGAGCGAGGTGACGCGTGAATTGAGACCGTCACTCGTCAATACCATGACCGAGCTGGTAGAAACGCTAAACGCGATAGAAATGACGCGTAAGGGACGAGCGATAGCGAACGCCAACGCGGCGGACACGACCGCGAGAACGGCAAAGGCGCGAAGCGATTCGAGCGTCAGAGGACGCGGCGGCGTACAAACGCCATTCAGAGCGCGAACGACCCGCCAAGCTAGCCAGCAATCCGGAGGTAGCGCGAGTCAGGTGACGAGTTATCCGAAAGCCTTGACATGGAGACGCAACGACACCGAGTCCCGATACGACGCGGACGCGAACGACGAGAGAACGCGAGGTAGCCGTAATCCGACGCGCACGATCGACGCAACGGACCGCGCCCAGGCGGCCGAACGCGCGATCGCGTGGAAAAAAAACGGTAGGGGCAGGCCGAAGGCGACGTTCAACCGCGAGACGCATAAAGGGGGGGTTGTCATAACGGAGCTGAGTGACAGCGACGAGGCGACGAGCCGATACACGGACAAGGCGAAGGTCAGCGCGAAGAGGACCAACATCGCGGCGATCACCGACGCCGGCGGTGTCGACGAGAAAACGTTTTTCGAAACGAGCGCGAGGAAAAAGCGCGACGATCGAACGGGAGGCGAACGCGAAACCGACCGACACTTGACCGAACACGCGAAGCGTCAGAACGATCCGCAGACGCCCATGATTACGATCGAGTTCACCACCAAGGCTAAGACCCGAGCGTTAGTCGACACGGGAGCGCAACTATCGGCGCTCACCAAAGCCATGTACGACACGCTGGTCGACAGCGGCGAATCGATGGACACCGTGCCCATCCGCAAGTTTATGCTGCGAGGAGCTTTCTCCGAGCGAGGGGCGGTGATAGCCAACAAGGTGAGCCTCGAATTCGTTTACCTGGGGCAAAGGTACAGACACGAGTTCTACATCGTACAGAAGATGATCTACGACGTGATATTAGGCGTCGATTTACAGTTAAAGTACCGCATGCGGATGGAGTGCGCGAACGGTAGACTCGATGTCAAGTTCGACGCAGGAGCGGACGAGAGCAACGCAATCGTGAAAACGGCGCGAATAAACGCGATAAGCGTGCACGAGGCGGACAGACGTCTGAACGAGATTCTCGACGAGAACGAGGCGATATTCCACGAGGAAATAGGAAAAGTGCGACATTACGAACATAAAATAACCGTCAATACGAAAAAACCGTTCAAGGGAAGAACATACCCGGTACCCGAGCGACATGACGCCAGAGTGGCGGAGCGAATTGCCGAACTCGAGGCGCAAGGCATTATAACGAGAGCCGCGACTCCCTACATCAATCCGTTAGTAGTGgttgttaaaaaaaacggGGAAATACGGCTGTGCCTAGACGCACGAGAGCTCAACAAGCGCATGGTGGACGATTACGCCCAGCCACCGACGATCGACGAAGTATTTCGGAGAATCGGAcggaaaaaattctttacgaCGTTGGATATAGCCAACGCATTCTGGCAGATACCCCTGAAGGAGGAATCGAAGAGGTATACCGGCTTTCTCTTCGGTGGCCAGTCGTACGTGTTCGAACGTATGCCGTTTGGCATCAAAACCGCCGGAGCATCTTTTACGAGAGCCATGAGCCTCGCATTGGGCGAACAGGCGGCGGATTTTATGATCGTCTATCTGGACGACATCCTCATTGCGTCAGACAGTATGTACGAGCATCTCCGACACATCGAATACGTGCTCGAGAGACTGAATAGAGCGGGATTCCGACTCAATCGCGACAAGTGCGAGTTTGCTAGACCGGAAATCAAATTTTTGGGTCACACGTTCAGCGAAACCGAAGCGGAGATCAACGCGGATACCAGAATGGCCGTGCAAAATTGTCCCAAACCGAGAAACAAGAAGGAACTACAATCGTTCCTGGGACTGATCAATTGGGATCGaagattcattaaaaatcTAGCCCGTATGACGCAACCATTGGAGGACCTGTTGAGGAAAAACCGTAAATTTACGTGGACGAGCGACCATCAGGGAGCGTTTACCCAGATTAAACAGGCGTTCAACGAGGCGCCTACGCTCTATCTGATCAGGTCGAGAATGAAATTCGGAATACAAACGGACGCCGCCAGAACCGGAATAGGCGCCCGACTGTATCAGtatcgcgacgacgacgagacgAAATATACCGTCGCGTATACGAGCAGAAAACTACAAGGAGCGGAAATTAATTACACGGTGACCGAACTCGAGACGTTAGCGTTGGTGGCGGTGTTGCGCAAATTGCACGCTTTGCTACTCGGCAGACACGTCCGGGTGCATACCGATCACCAGGCCATGCAATTCCTGAGCACGTGGGTGCGCAACAACACGCGCGTAGCCAGATGGTTCGCATTTTTGTAGGAGTTCGATCTGGAAATCGTGCACATACCAGGTAAGGAGAATCGAATTGCCGATGCGCTATCCAGAAACAACGACGGAACGAATGCGGACGGTGACGAACGAACCATCGCCCTGATACGCGACACCGAGGACGGAATTCACACCGAGAGATGGTATCAATGGATACAGGAGGCGAAGAATAGAAGCGACGAGTTAGCCGATTTATTACAAAAGGATCCAAACGTGTATTTCGTGCGCGAAGGTCTCATACGCAAGGCGGAGACGAGAACGGAGACCGGATCGTTTTACCAACGGAAACGGTTTGGAAAATCACGAGTCGTGCGCACAGACTCCTGATACATTTCGGTACCGATAAGCTCCTGAGCTTCATGCAGACATACTTTCACGCGAAAAATACGGCGCGAATAGTACGAGACGTCGTAGCGTCGTGCAAGGTGTGTCACGCCACCAAATATTACGCGAGAGCAACGGTTGGCGAGCAGTATTACGAACTGCCGAGAGAACCCAATCGAGCGGTAGCGATCGATATATTCGGACCGCTTCCGACCGCTCAACGCGGATATAAATACGTACTGGTAACGATGGACAAATTCTCCAAGTACGTGAGATTATACCCGATGGCTAATCAAAAGTTTGAGACCATCGTGGACAAGATGCGTCAATACTTTCGCGAGACGACGATACCAGACGAGGTACTGACCGATAACGGAGGTCAATTTGTCACGAGCAGATGGCAAAGCTTCGCCAACGAGATGAACTTCGTTGCGAAAAAGACCACGCCCTATAATCCACAATCGAACCCGGTAGAACGCGTGATGCGCGAACTTGGTCGCATCATACGCGCTTACTCGAGTCATCGACAGGGAACCTGGAGCAAGATATTAGCCCGAGACGAGAACGTGATCAACAACACGGTGCATTCGAGCACCGGATTCACGCCGAACGAGCTACAACGCGACAGGAGGGAGAATTTCGGCCTAAACGAAGCGTTACTGCCAGAAAGTCGAACGATCGAATGGAGAGACAAGATCCGCGAGGCGAGAAGAAACCTAGCTACGAACGCAAAGAAGCGCAAGCTACAAGCGGACAAGAGACAACACGCGAAGGATTACGCAGAGAGACAAAGGTTTGGATCAAGCTGCATCGACAGTCCGATGCTAATCGAAGGGTGACCAAGAAGATTCACCTCGTCTACGACGGACCATTCCGTGTGTTGCGAGTACTGAGGAAGAACTCGTACCTAATCGGACGTAACGACGGAACGGTTGTCGGCGCTTACAACGCCAGACAGCTGCGACCGCACAGACGAGCGACCCTGAGACAGACGGACGAGAACGAACACAGCGACGGAACGGACGAATCGAGCCGAGAATCTGTGAACGATCCTAGAACCGACAGTAGAAGCGAAAACGGCGACGCGACAAGCGCGACGGAAGCCGAAATAGGCGAGGAACCCGATTCCGAGAGCGCCGAAGCCGAAGGTAACGCTAAAGCGAGCTATACCCGTGACAACGAATCCTACGACGAAAGCGAAACGGACGTCGAGCGGACCGTCCTAGCGACGCGAGCGAGAACGCGAGAGCGCGAGATAGGCGAGGAAAGCGAGACGAGTATGACAACCGTGAGCGAGAGCGATTCGGGAGTAAGCGAGCCAGGCGCGACGGCCAAGCGTAACTCGAAGACGCGAAAACGCGTGAGCGACGAACAACCAACGTGGTTCGACTAGAGCGAGAACGAGGAGCGAAGAATCGTACCGCGACAGCGCGAGATAACGCGAAGACGCGAGAACGCGATCCCACCCGGTATAACCGAGCGTTACGAACGCGACGAATTTGAACAGAGAGTAGACGCGAACAACGGTTATGCATTTAGAAAGGGTAGGCGACGCGAGACGCGCAACGGAACGACGAGTTTGACACTCGAACAAGGATATTACGTTTATCCGATGGTAAAAATACCGTACGAAAACCGAGATCCGTGGATAACGTGCGAGAAAACGAGACCAGACGCGATACGCGACAAAACGCGAGGAGCGATCATCAAGCTTGACAATTCGCTACGAAGACTCGAGAGCGAAACGCTCAAGAGGGAAGCGATCGAGCGACAGAAACGCGAGAGCGAGAAACGCAAGCGAGCGAATCGAATAATTGACGATAGCATAATTTCGCAAGCGATCGAATCGTGTAGGCGACTAGCGAGCGATCCGAGAGCGCCGATTTGGCATAGGTTAACGACCGAGTGCGAAATTCGGGCCCGAAGAACGCGCGACGAGGCTGACAACGTCTCCGAGGACAACGCGCGGACAGCGACGCCCGATCCCGATCGTTGCCAAACCAATCGCAAGCGCGAACGAGACGTCAACTCGGCGGAAACGACGATTCTCAAGAGATCACGCATCTACGAGAATCAACAGGAGGACCCATTGTGCTGGGATATATCCTCGATACTACCGCCAGACGACGAGAGGAACAGCGACAGACCAGAGGAGGAGATCAACGTGGTCGATTCGAACGACGAGGGGAGCGCCAAAACGACGAAATCGTCGACGCTCGTGACCGAGTCGAAGCGAACAGATTCGACGCGCGAGAATAAACTATCGCGACAAATAGCGATACCATCGACGTCCGATAAGGAAAAAACCGTCGAAAATACCGAGCGAGCAACCAACGACCGTGATACCGACCGAAGCGCGAGCGACGACAGCGGCAGACCCAGAGGTGGCCCGTGAACGCAACGCGAGTGCACGATAGCCTCAGTTGACGACGAAACCGCGAAGCCAAGGGACGTACGACGCGATACCGCGACTAAGCGCGAACGTGCGAGTTATCAGAGGATCGAGACGATGGATCAACAGCCATTCAAAGAACTGCTCGAGGAGGAGAAGAGAACGAATTTAGAGTTTCGAACGCATCTGAGAAATCGAATTAGCGTAGCTCAGATTCAGGCGAGAATCGAAACGATGCGAAGATTCATGGACGCGGACAAACTAACCGATCCGACTTCAACGCGGGTGAGATGCTCATCAAGAAGAAGAACAGCGAAAGTCTCGCCAAATTTAAGATTACAACCCACACGATGAGACATCCGACAGTTCCCGAAGAGGAAGACATCGAATTCTATACCGTGGTGAAATACTCGAACGGCCGACTAACGGTAACGCAATTCCATCCAAAACCAGACGCTAGACAACAACAACAAACGAGCGCGATGGACGTAGCAGACGCGAGCATGCAACCAATTGTGCAGCTCAGCGCGGTCACACCACCACCGGCTAACGACGAAATAGTCGATACACCCGTACGCGAAAAAACCGTCGAGAAGCAAAAACAGCGCGATACGAAGCAACAATCGCGTCGAGAACGCGAAAGGCGCAAGGCGCaacagaaaaagagaaggagagagacgtCCAGCAAGTCGAGCGGAACCCCGAAAAAGTCAAGTAGGGACAATAGAAAACCGCTAAGGCGAAAGGACAGAAAGATTGACGGCAGATCGGTGAGAAGACCCGAGTCTTACTTGCGAGGCCAAGGCGGTAAATTTGCGCCAAAACCCCGCATCACCGAGACGCGAATCGTCAGAGCAGCCGACAAGGACACCGAGAAGAGTCAGACGAGGACGGAGGACGCGCGAAACGATGGTAACGGCAACGATCAGGGGAAGGACGGAGCGAGTCCGACGCTCACCAGTGGAGCTAAGAAACCCGATCAACCCCAACCAGCGACGTCAGACGAGCCCAGACCTTCAACATCCAAGGAATGAGAGCGAAAAGACAACGCGTAACCTAAAACAcgcaaatgtaaataatatacataaccgtaattttaagattttacaatACACTAGCGATATACTCCGTAATTTTAggataaatatagaataatctCGTAGACAATAAGCCTAACATGTAATACTTACCTTAAATCTTAAGCGCATTTCTTActaacacatatatatacagggtgggccattttaaaaaatacagtcaattttctcgtaaactaagcgaaatatcgaaaaatgGTTCAGACATGTGTTGCATGGTTTCGAAGGGGCTATAAGATGGTGCCATTGGTTTGACCTTGGATAATCATTTGAGGGTCACGTGAAGGTcacctcaatttttttaaatggaaccccctattttttattacatattcttgtAGCTGACCTCGAGAGCTTTCCAAAACACTACagtcaaatgtattttcattgtGTACTTTTCGAGTTATAAAGCTCGAAAGTTGtaacattttgataaaaatacaaaatatctctTAAAATATTCACTTTCCGATAGTCTTATTTTACATGCTCCGACTaatcaaggcaagatacgaacgcggatccagccagtcaaggcaagatacgaacgcggatccagccagtcaaggcaagatacgaacgcggatccagccagtcaaggcaagatacgaacactgatccagccagtcaaggcaagatacgaacactgatccagccagtcaaggcaagatacgaacactgatccagccagtcaaggcaagatacgaacactgatccagccagtcaaggcaagatacgaacactgatccagccagtcaaggcaagatacgaacgcggatccagccagtcaaggcaagatacgaacactgatccagccagtcaaggcaagatacgaacgcggatccagccagtcaaggcaagatacgaacactgatccagccagtcaaggcaagatacgaacgcggatccagccagtcaaggcaagatatgAACacggatccagccagtcaaggcaagatcgTTGATGGTTCTGTCAACTAAAGTAAGATCAAGAAGAATCCCGCCACCGAAGGCAAAATCGAGAATGATCCAgtcaataaagatttatcgaATCAATTGTTCGAAGTTGTCTCCATTGGCTTGGATACATAATGCCAACCTATCTTGGAAATGTCTTACTGTCTTGAGTAACATATCGCGCGTTATTCTTCTGCAAGCTTCTCGTATCCTTTCTATCATATTTTCTCTTGTTGTAGGCGTTTGCTCGTACACGACATTTTTCAGGTATCCCCATAAGAAAAAGTCGGGCGACGTCAGATCAGGAGATCGTGCAGGCCACGCGACAGGGCCACCTCGTCCAATCCATCTGTCATTATACGTTTCATTCAGGTAATCTCTCACATATCTTGTATAGTGAGGTGGCGCGCCATCGAGTTGTATCCATAACCTCTGGCGTGTTTGCAGGTCAACGTTTTCAAGTAATTGTGGTAAATCATCTCTAAGAAATGCCAGAAAGTTTTCCCCGTTGACATTTCCGTCAAAGAAATAGGGACCAATCAAATACCCATTCACAATTCCGCACCAAACATTGATACTCCAACGATTCTGATTATCTATTGGTCTATGCCAATGGGGATTAACATCTGACCAATAGTGACAATTATGCCTATTTAGCTcaccattatttttaaatgtcgaCTCATCAGAGAACatgacaaaattgaaaaaattttgttcagcTCTGATCATTTGTTGTGCCCATTGACAAAATTGGATACGCAATTGCATATCTCTTTGACTCAGAGCTTGTGTCAACGTTATGTGGTAGGGATGGTATTTAAGTTTCTTCATAATCCTCCTAATTGTTGATCTTGGAATACCTAGTTCCCTTGCCAAAATCCGTTGACTAACATGAGGATTGAGATGAATTGCTGCCAGGAGCGTGACCACACGATTGTCATTTTCATCATACACATGATCTTTCCTTTTACGTTTGAGATCACCTTCACGAGCTCTTCGTTCGAGGTTTCGGATTAAAGCAGGATTGGGGTGTCTTTCCCTTTCAGGATACCGATCTCGGTAAACTCGCGAAGCTTCGTGATAATTTAAATGACATTCTCCAAGAATGAGAATAATATCAATGATCTCCGAGGGTGAATAGTCTGGCATTATTTTTTCCGTAGTTGCAAAATCCTTGAGCGATAATGAAGGGATACAATTGATAATTTGTATACAGATTTTTCCTTTAGTAAGTATAATAACCATTTGTGCATTATTATCATATCCCTCTGTATGTCCCTGTAAGATTATCACCATCTCCTTATCTGACGTCGCCCGACTTTTTCTTATGAATATACCTGAAAATTGTCGTGTACAAGCAAACGCCAACGTTGTTGTTATTTCAGGTATATTCATAAGAAAAAGTCGGGCGACGTCAGATAAGGAGATGGTGATAATCTTACAGGGACATACAGAGGGATATGATAATAATGCACAAATGGTTATTATACTTACTAAAGGAAAAATCTGTATACAAATTATCAATTGTATCCCTTCATTATCGCTTAAGGATTTTGCAACTACGGAAAAAATAATGCCAGACTATTCACCCTCGGAGATCATTGATATTATTCTCATTCTTGGAGAATGTCATTTAAATTATCACGAAGCTTCGCGAGTTTACCGAGATCGGTATCCTGAAAGGGAAAGACACCCCAATCCTGCTTTAATCCGAAACCTCGAACGAAGAGCTCGTGAAGGTGATCTCAAACGTAAAAGGAAAGATCATGTGTATGATGAAAATGACAATCGTGTGGTCACGCTCCTGGCAGCAATTCATCTCAATCCTCATGTTAGTCAACGGATTTTGGCAAGGAAACTAGGTATTCCAAGATCAACAATTAGGAGGATTATGAAGAAACTTAAATACCATCCCTACCACATAACGTTGACACAAGCTCTGAGTCAAAGGGATATGCAATTGCGTATCCAATTTTGTCAATGGGCACAACAAATGATCAGAgctgaacaaaattttttcaattttgtcatGTTCTCTGATGAGtcgacatttaaaaataatggtgAGCTAAATAGGCATAATTGTCACTATTGGTCAGATGTTAATCCCCATTGGCATAGACCAATAGATAATCAGAATCGTTGGAGTATCAATGTTTGGTGCGGAATTGTGAATGGGTATTTGATTGGTCCCTATTTCTTTGACGGAAATGTCAACGGGGAAAACTTTCTGGCATTTCTTAGAGATGATTTACCACAATTACTTGAAAACGTTGACCTGCAAACACGCCAGAGGTTATGGATACAACTCGATGGCGCGCCACCTCACTATACAAGATATGTGAGAGATTACCTGAATGAAACGTATAATGATCATGGACAGATGGATTGGACGAGGTGGCCCCGTCGCGTGGCCTGCACGATCTCCTGATCTGACGTCGCCCGACTTTTTCTTATGGGGATACCTGAAAAATGTCGTGTACGAGCAAACGCCTACAACAAGAGAAAATATGATAGAAAGGATACGAGAAGCTTGCAGAAGAATAACGCGCGATATGTTACTCAAGACAGTAAGACATTTCCAAGATAGGTTGGCATTATGTATCCAAGCCAATGGAGACAACTTCGAACAATTGATtcgataaatctttattgacTGGATCATTCTCGATTTTGCCTTCGGTGGCGGGATTCTTCTTGATCTTACTTTAGTTGACAGAACCATCAAcgatcttgccttgactggctggatccgtgttcgtatcttgccttgactggctggatccgcgttcgtatcttgccttgactggctggatcagtgttcgtatcttgccttgattggctggatccgcgttcgtatcttgccttgactggctggatcagtgttcgtatcttgccttgactggctggatccgcgttcgtatcttgccttgactggctggatcagtgttcgtatcttgccttgactggctggatcagtgttcgtatcttgccttgactggctggatcagtgttcgtatcttgccttgactggctggatcagtgttcgtatcttgccttgactggctggatcagtgttcgtatcttgccttgactggctggatccgcgttcgtatcttgccttgactggctggatccgcgttcgtatcttgccttgactggctggatccgcgttcgtatcttgccttgattAGTCGGAGCATGTAAAATAAGACTATCGGAAAGTGAATATTTTAagagatattttgtatttttatcaaaatgttaCAACTTTCGAGCTTTATAACTCGAAAAGTACacaatgaaaatacatttgactGTAGTGTTTTGGAAAGCTCTCGAGGTCAGCTacaagaatatgtaataaaaaatagggggttccatttaaaaaaattgaggtgACCTTCACGTGACCCTCAAATGATTATCCAAGGTCAAACCAATGGCACCATCTTATAGCCCCTTCGAAACCATGCAACACATGTCTGAACcatttttcgatatttcgcttagtttacgagaaaattgactgtattttttaaaatggcccaccctgtatatatatatatacaaatattacaaatatcttaacctaaaaatacatatacatactatattaaagaatatatatattatacttaagCTGATATACATATCCTAATcgtattaaacattaaaatatcatatacCTACCTTAAGCCTAATTTTAAGTCTCATATAAGATATACTTACCTTAAGTTTGCTagaaatatacacatattatgtctattttaactataaaacacacatattatataccTACCGTGATTTTAACacacatattatattcaacctAGTTTAAGGCATATAtatcactaaaaatataagcaTTATAATCATCCTAGtcttaagaaaatatattatacttattcCAAACGTGAAAACACGTATATATCATACTCAACTTTATATTAAGAGCACATACATATAGATATGATAATTATTCTAAACTTAAGCCACAtgcgttatatatatattaatcctAGCTTTAAGCATTATACTTACCTTAAAAACGATGTATAGAAACAATCCACaccgtaattttcatattttttaattctgtagcGATACATAACCCATTTATCCTCGTACTAACAAGTAGAAATAAGAACTGCATGCTTCATACACATCCTAGAATaagaaagagaatatataaagttaactAACCCTaagtttaaaagatttaacattatcttataaaaaaaaataaataaataaataatataataataaaatataattaaatagaatactTACCTTTATACTTACCTTTAAGATAAAAGATCCAAGAGATCGCGTaacctgaaaaaaaaaagaattagaattAACATATcg
Proteins encoded in this window:
- the LOC105828977 gene encoding luc7-like protein 3, translated to MLIKKKNSESLAKFKITTHTMRHPTVPEEEDIEFYTVVKYSNGRLTVTQFHPKPDARQQQQTSAMDVADASMQPIVQLSAVTPPPANDEIVDTPVREKTVEKQKQRDTKQQSRRERERRKAQQKKRRRETSSKSSGTPKKSSRDNRKPLRRKDRKIDGRSVRRPESYLRGQGGKFAPKPRITETRIVRAADKDTEKSQTRTEDARNDGNGNDQGKDGASPTLTSGAKKPDQPQPATSDEPRPSTSKE
- the LOC118646276 gene encoding LOW QUALITY PROTEIN: uncharacterized protein LOC118646276 (The sequence of the model RefSeq protein was modified relative to this genomic sequence to represent the inferred CDS: deleted 1 base in 1 codon; substituted 1 base at 1 genomic stop codon); the encoded protein is MVIILQGHTEGYDNNAQMVIILTKGKICIQIINCIPSLSLKDFATTEKIMPDYSPSEIIDIILILGECHLNYHEASRVYRDRYPERERHPNPALIRNLERRAREGDLKRKRKDHVYDENDNRVVTLLAAIHLNPHVSQRILARKLGIPRSTIRRIMKKLKYHPYHITLTQALSQRDMQLRIQFCQWAQQMIRAEQNFFNFVMFSDESTFKNNGELNRHNCHYWSDVNPHWHRPIDNQNRWSINVWCGIVNGYLIGPYFFDGNVNGENFLAFLRDDLPQLLENVDLQTRQRLWIQLDGAPPHYTRYVRDYLNETYNDHGQMDXRGGPVAWPARSPDLTSPDFFLWGYLKNVVYEQTPTTRENMIERIREACRRITRDMLLKTVRHFQDRLALCIQANGDNFEQLIR